The proteins below are encoded in one region of Saccopteryx leptura isolate mSacLep1 chromosome 1, mSacLep1_pri_phased_curated, whole genome shotgun sequence:
- the CHRNA10 gene encoding neuronal acetylcholine receptor subunit alpha-10, whose protein sequence is MGEQPKCPSGDEWVLSTPSLPVSPDAALGQPGGSHRDLPQRAMGPRSCRLSLGFSGSRLGLLLLLPLLPECLGAEGRLAHKLFRDLFTNYTSALRPVADTDQVLNVTLEVTLSQIIDMDERNQVLTLYLWIRQEWTDAYLQWDPDDYGGLDAIRIPSSLVWRPDIVLYNKADAQPPASASTNVVLRYDGAVRWDAPAITRSSCRVDVSAFPFDAQRCGLTFGSWTHGGHQLDVRSHGNGASLADFVENVEWRVLGMPARRRVLTYGCCSEPYPDVTFTLLLRRRAAAYVCNLLLPCVLISLLAPLAFHLPADSGEKVSLGVTVLLALTVFQLLLAESMPPAESVPLIGKYYMATMTMVTFSTALTILIMNLHYCGPSARPVPAWARAFLLGHLARGLCVRERGEPCGQSRRPKSPPRPQPPEVRPDPPAGPCHDPQCLCHQEALLRHVATIANTFRSHWAAQHRHEDWKRLARVMDRFFLGIFFSMALVMSLLVLVQAL, encoded by the exons atgggtgagcaacctaaatgtccatcagggGATGAATGG GTATTGTCCACACCATCCTTGCCAGTAAGCCCCGATGCTGCCCTAGGTCAGCCAGGAGGATCACACCGAGACCTGCCCCAAAGGGCCATGGGGCCCAGAAGCTGCCGCCTCAGCCTTGGCTTCTCTGGCTCCAGACTGGGCCTTCTGCTCTTGCTCCCACTCCTTCCAG AGTGCTTGGGAGCTGAGGGCAGGCTGGCGCACAAGCTGTTCCGTGACCTCTTCACCAACTACACAAGTGCCCTGAGACCTGTGGCAGACACAGACCAGGTTCTGAACGTAACCCTGGAGGTGACACTGTCCCAGATCATCGACATG GATGAACGCAACCAGGTGCTGACCCTGTACCTGTGGATCCGACAGGAGTGGACAGATGCCTACTTACAATGGGACCCCGATGACTATGGTGGCCTGGATGCTATCCGTATCCCCAGCAGTCTTGTGTGGCGGCCAGACATCGTACTGTATAACAA GGCAGACGCGCAACCTCCAGCTTCCGCCAGCACCAACGTAGTTCTGCGGTACGATGGCGCTGTGCGGTGGGACGCTCCGGCCATCACGCGCAGCTCATGCCGCGTGGACGTGTCGGCCTTCCCCTTCGACGCGCAGCGCTGCGGCCTGACGTTCGGCTCGTGGACGCACGGCGGGCACCAGCTGGACGTGCGGTCGCACGGCAACGGCGCCAGCCTGGCGGACTTCGTGGAGAACGTGGAGTGGCGCGTGCTGGGCATGCCGGCGCGGCGGCGCGTGCTCACCTACGGCTGCTGCTCCGAGCCCTACCCGGACGTGACCTTCACGCTGCTGCTGCGCCGCCGCGCCGCCGCCTATGTGTGCAAcctgctgctgccctgtgtgcttaTCTCGCTGCTCGCCCCGCTGGCCTTCCACCTGCCTGCCGACTCCGGAGAGAAGGTGTCGCTCGGCGTCACCGTGCTGCTGGCGCTCACTGTCTTCCAGCTGCTCCTGGCCGAGAGCATGCCGCCGGCTGAGAGCGTGCCGCTCATCG GGAAGTACTACATGGCCACCATGACCATGGTCACCTTCTCCACGGCGCTTACGATTCTCATCATGAACTTGCATTACTGTGGTCCCAGTGCCCGCCCAGTGCCAGCCTGGGCTCGGGCTTTCCTACTGGGACACTTGGCACGGGGCCTGTGCGTGCGGGAAAGAGGGGAGCCCTGTGGGCAGTCTAGGCGCCCCAAGTCACCCCCCAGGCCTCAGCCTCCTGAGGTAAGGCCTGACCCGCCAGCAGGTCCTTGCCATGATCCCCAGTGCCTGTGCCATCAGGAAGCCCTGCTGCGGCACGTAGCCACCATTGCCAACACCTTCCGCAGCCACTGGGCTGCCCAGCACCGTCATGAGGACTGGAAACGCCTGGCCCGTGTGATGGATCGCTTCTTCCTGGGCATCTTCTTCTCCATGGCCCTGGTCATGAGCCTCCTGGTGCTGGTGCAGGCCCTGTGA